A DNA window from Helianthus annuus cultivar XRQ/B chromosome 15, HanXRQr2.0-SUNRISE, whole genome shotgun sequence contains the following coding sequences:
- the LOC110914295 gene encoding uncharacterized protein LOC110914295, protein MTNGLSNTRNHASSSSASTKAEKRKEYQKRYYAARKENNKVSKFGSGDAPQSASSISLMNNRSTERTPLRSLQTNITQFLQTTNENASSVSTTKCKEYNEGCSNTPNDNGMRISNGSQVNQTPIDDVIDVVRHRTSRGIQIHPRTLLPQFAEVVDQPSLQHGSVEDDPYNFVYNGVPGEHRVLKERAACPNCGAKRFQFEFDTFCCMSGKTLLANLEIPEELYRLFTSHDEPGVVINEIKRFQDARYISPPEAMWRIFSFSLSQIFPAVLALQLHLPNNQMVRFRDDDLMPNIVDRERDKRTMLTAFFDQNRNDETARVHLYKDFPKHYTWNGSTRRWSRRFGKKQRGRIVSANPAEGERYYLRLLLSNVRGPTSFEHLCTVNGQRCATFRKAALELGLIEDDEYLSQCLEEASTFQFPNALRRLFATIMIFCQPGDVRKLWNDHFDSLSEDHRLHCQSIERVQNMVLTEISVLVQSMGKNFNEFDLPKITDDVNLQDAGYRELQEEYGIVLEPEHLSAKHSLNPDQKNVFDEIMMHVDNDLPGVFFIDGPGGTGKTFLYIALLAEIRSRGLIALATASSGAAANNMPGGRTAHSRFKIPLNLENNSMCNIKKQSGAAKLIRSAKIIIWDEASMAKRQAIEAVDRTFQDIIGVSLPFGGKIMVMGGDFRQVLPVIKRGTRAQIVDSSVRMSPLWSLTKKMRLTINMRALKDPWFSKFLLRVGDGTEEPIEGNYIRIPDDMTIQCNNKENAIKELIHAIFPSIEDNVYSSDYIISRAILSTKNDSVDEINNQMIEIFQGEEKVYYSFDEAEDDQRNFYPVEFLNSLNVSGLPPHKLHLKIGCPIILLRNIDPSHGLCNGTRLICKGFMRNVIDAEIAVGQHAGKRVFLPRIPLTLSEDDMFPFKLKRKQFPIRLSFSMTINKAQGQTIPNVGIYLPDSVFSHGQLYVALSRGISRQSTKVLVHLAKEFKQRGVYTSNVVYQEVLRD, encoded by the exons ATATTACTCAATTTCTACAAACAACAAATGAGAACGCCTCAAGTGTTTCTACTACAAAATGCAAGGAGTACAATGAAGGATGTTCTAATACACCAAACGATAATGGAATGCGTATTTCAAATGGCAGTCAAGTCAACCAAACCCCGATAGATGATGTAATTGACGTAGTCAGGCATAGAACATCACGAG gtattcAAATTCATCCGCGTACTTTATTACCCCAATTTGCTGAAGTAGTTGATCAACCTTCCCTCCAACATGGGAGCGTAGAAGATGATCCTTATAATTTTGTTTACAATGGTGTACCTGGAGAGCATCGTGTTTTAAAGGAACGAGCCGCATGTCCTAATTGTGGAGCAAAACGATTTCAATTTGAATTTGATACCTTTTGTTGTATGAGTGGGAAAACCTTGTTAGCAAACTTAGAAATTCCAGAGGAATTGTACCGACTTTTCACGTCTCATGATGAGCCAGGGGTTGTTATTAATGAGATAAAAAGATTTCAAGATGCACGCTACATATCGCCCCCAGAGGCTATGTGGCGAATTTTTTCCTTCTctctttctcaaatctttcctGCTGTTCTAGCCTTACAACTTCATCTCCCAAATAATCAGATGGTTAGATTTAGAGATGATGACTTGATGCCTAATATTGTTGATAGGGAAAGGGATAAGAGAACCATGCTAACAGCATTTTTTGATCAGAATAGAAACGATGAAACAGCAAGGGTACATttgtataaagattttccaaaacACTATACTTGGAATGGAAGCACACGCCGTTGGAGTCGTCGTTTCGGTAAAAAACAAAGAGGTCGTATCGTTTCCGCTAATCCAGCCGAAGGAGAAAGGTACTACTTACGCCTACTTTTGTCAAATGTCAGAGGGCCTACTTCTTTCGAACATCTTTGCACAGTTAATGGTCAACGGTGTGCGACATTTCGGAAAGCAGCTCTTGAGTTAGGCTTAATAGAAGACGATGAATATCTATCACAATGTCTCGAAGAAGCCTCTACGTTTCAGTTTCCCAATGCTCTTAGAAGGTTATTTGCGACCATAATGATTTTTTGCCAACCTGGAGATGTTCGAAAGTTATGGAATGACCACTTTGATTCACTATCTGAAGATCATCGGTTACACTGTCAAAGTATAGAACGAGTTCAAAATATGGTTCTTACCGAAATAAGTGTCTTGGTACAATCCATGGGTAAAAATTTCAATGAATTcgaccttcctaagataactGACGATGTTAACTTACAAGATGCAGGTTATCGTGAGTTACAAGAAGAGTATGGGATTGTTTTGGAACCTGAACACTTGAGTGCCAAACATTCACTTAATCCGGAccaaaaaaatgtgtttgatgAGATCATGATGCATGTTGATAATGATCTTCCAGGCGTGTTCTTTATTGATGGTCCAGGTGGAACTGGAAAAACATTTTTGTACATTGCCTTGCTTGCTGAAATTCGGTCACGTGGTCTTATTGCTCTCGCAACAGCTTCATCAGGTGCAGCGGCTAATAATATGCCAGGAGGTAGAACGGCTCACTCGAGATTCAAGATTCCTCTTAATCTTGAAAATAATTCAATGTGCAATATTAAAAAACAGAGTGGGGCCGCTAAACTGATTCGCTCTGCCAAAATAATCATATGGGATGAAGCGTCGATGGCTAAACGACAAGCGATAGAGGCAGTCGATCGTACATTCCAAGACATTATAGGTGTTAGTCTCCCATTTGGTGGAAAGATAATGGTTATGGGAGGTGACTTCAGACAGGTGTTGCCGGTTATCAAACGTGGCACTCGAGCACAGATTGTAGACTCCAGCGTACGAATGTCACCTCTTTGGTCTTTGACTAAGAAGATGCGGTTGACCATAAATATGAGAGCGCTGAAAGATCCATGGTTTTCTAAATTTCTTTTAAGAGTCGGCGATGGAACTGAAGAACCAATCGAAGGAAACTATATCCGCATACCCGATGACATGACAATTCAGTGCAACAACAAAGAAAACGCTATAAAAGAATTGATCCATGCCATCTTTCCATCAATTGAAGATAATGTATATTCTTCAGATTATATAATCTCTAGAGCAATATTGTCCACTAAAAATGATAGTGTTGACGAGATTAATAATCAAATGATTGaaatttttcaaggggaggaaaAAGTTTATTACAGTTTTGATGAAGCTGAAGACGATCAGCGCAACTTCTATCCGGTCGAGTTCTTAAATTCGCTAAATGTTAGTGGATTGCCGCCTCATAAGCTTCATTTAAAAATTGGATGCCCAATAATATTGTTACGTAATATCGATCCATCACATGGCCTGTGTAATGGCACGCGGTTGATATGTAAGGGTTTCATGCGAAATGTTATTGATGCGGAAATTGCAGTTGGTCAACATGCCGGAAAAAGAGTTTTTTTGCCAAGAATCCCTCTAACCCTTTCTGAAGATGACATGTTCCCATTCAAGctgaaaagaaaacaatttccaATTCGACTTAGCTTTTCCATGACGATTAATAAAGCTCAAGGTCAAACAATTCCGAACGTTGGTATTTATCTACCGGATTCTGTATTTTCACATGGACAACTTTATGTCGCGTTATCAAGAGGGATTTCAAGACAAAGTACGAAGGTGTTGGTACATCTCGCCAAAGAATTCAAACAACGCGGAGTTTACACATCAAATGTTGTCTACCAGGAAGTGTTGCGTGATTAA